One segment of Trachemys scripta elegans isolate TJP31775 chromosome 1, CAS_Tse_1.0, whole genome shotgun sequence DNA contains the following:
- the LOC117870900 gene encoding chondroitin proteoglycan 3-like, protein MPKILILPALLVLLMPLLIQAQEELSGDKSEESGAFESGQASGELSGEASGESSGQVSGELGWEPNGQSMGQSSLPEESSGSGSEPSYEID, encoded by the exons ATGCCGAAGATCTTGATCCTCCCAGCGCTGCTTGTTTTGCTTATGCCTCTTCTCATACAAGCACAAG aggaGCTAAGTGGGGACAAATCTG AGGAATCTGGTGCCTTTGAATCTGGGCAAGCAAGTGGGGAGCTTAgcggagaagcaagtggtgaatCTAGTGGACAAGTCAGTGGAGAGCTAGGCTGGGAGCCCAATGGGCAATCTATGG GTCAATCCAGCCTCCCCGAGGAAAGCAGTGGAAGTGGATCTGAGCCCT CATATGAAATAGATTGA